A window of Fibrobacter sp. UWB11 contains these coding sequences:
- a CDS encoding TIGR02147 family protein gives MMKTVTEYKNYREYILDYYKERKRCSAFTWREFAKVAGFASGSYLKLVCDGKTRLREEGAKKTALAMGLLGYELDYFVLLVRYEGAKTEQEKKKCFEEMQALGEANRVKILGSEMYTYYETWKHSVVRELAVAMPGAKPNEIAKMCKPAISAADVSDSLRFLLKAGLLTRDIKGNYHQTSTSLSTGNLNVVAVAVHSLLRQMGEFALDALDKLPISERHFSGITMGMTAESYKKVVEELAECRKRIVSIVSADKNIEKVCRLNMQLFPLTEKIEYGDMNVLSKNKGE, from the coding sequence ATCATGAAAACGGTTACAGAATACAAAAACTATCGCGAGTATATTCTCGACTACTACAAGGAACGCAAGCGTTGTTCTGCGTTTACGTGGCGAGAATTTGCGAAGGTGGCTGGATTTGCGTCGGGTTCGTACCTGAAACTTGTATGTGATGGCAAGACGCGTCTTCGCGAAGAAGGAGCGAAAAAGACTGCACTTGCAATGGGCTTACTTGGCTATGAATTGGATTACTTCGTTTTGCTGGTACGTTATGAGGGAGCAAAGACGGAACAGGAAAAGAAGAAGTGCTTTGAGGAAATGCAGGCGCTTGGTGAAGCGAATCGCGTGAAAATTCTCGGCAGCGAGATGTACACTTACTACGAGACTTGGAAGCATTCTGTTGTTCGTGAATTGGCTGTGGCTATGCCGGGCGCAAAGCCGAACGAAATTGCCAAAATGTGCAAGCCTGCGATTTCTGCTGCGGATGTCAGTGATAGCTTGCGCTTTTTGCTCAAGGCTGGGCTTTTGACTCGCGATATCAAAGGGAATTATCATCAGACGAGTACTTCGCTTTCGACGGGAAATTTGAATGTGGTGGCCGTGGCGGTGCATTCGCTGTTGCGCCAGATGGGCGAGTTTGCGCTTGACGCTTTGGATAAATTGCCTATTTCGGAACGCCACTTTAGCGGCATCACGATGGGCATGACCGCCGAAAGCTACAAGAAGGTGGTGGAAGAATTGGCGGAGTGCCGCAAGCGCATTGTGTCGATTGTCTCTGCCGATAAGAACATTGAAAAAGTTTGCCGCTTGAACATGCAGCTTTTCCCGCTGACGGAAAAGATTGAATATGGCGATATGAATGTGTTATCAAAAAATAAAGGGGAGTGA
- a CDS encoding sodium ion-translocating decarboxylase subunit beta: protein MSGIINSVADFASSTGFAQITVPMVIMWIVSFVLMFLAIVKKYEPLLLLPIAIGALAVNIPSVAFYDGGWSIEGMFSPTGGLYYYISQGIHLELFPPIIFLGVGAMTDFGPLIANPRTLILGGGAQFGVFMTMFAAVALGGFTLGEAASIGIIGGADGPTSIFTANKLAKHLIGPIAVAAYTYMALVPLIQPPIMRAMTNDAERKIRMKALRQVSKAERIVFAVMVMIVCVLVVPDASALIIMLMMGNIFKEAGVVERLVKTSSNELMNIVTIFLGTSVGLTMSADIFLKPQTLMIIAMGVVAFGFSTFGGLLLAKIMNKCSPKNPVNPLIGSAGVSAVPMAARVSQVEGAKYDPQNFLLMHAMGPNVSGVIGTAVCAGYMISRLS from the coding sequence ATGAGTGGAATTATTAACTCAGTCGCGGACTTCGCCTCGAGCACTGGATTCGCGCAGATTACCGTTCCGATGGTAATCATGTGGATCGTGAGCTTCGTGTTGATGTTCCTTGCGATTGTCAAAAAATACGAACCGCTTCTGCTCTTGCCGATTGCTATCGGTGCACTTGCGGTGAACATCCCGTCCGTCGCGTTCTACGACGGTGGCTGGAGCATCGAAGGTATGTTCAGCCCGACTGGCGGTCTCTACTACTACATCAGCCAGGGTATCCATCTGGAACTCTTCCCGCCCATCATCTTCTTGGGCGTGGGTGCCATGACGGACTTTGGACCGCTTATCGCTAATCCGCGTACGCTCATCCTCGGTGGTGGCGCGCAGTTTGGCGTGTTCATGACCATGTTTGCAGCTGTCGCTCTCGGTGGCTTTACGCTCGGTGAAGCAGCTTCCATCGGTATCATCGGTGGTGCTGACGGTCCGACGTCCATCTTCACTGCGAACAAGCTTGCTAAGCACCTCATCGGCCCCATCGCCGTTGCTGCTTACACCTACATGGCTCTCGTGCCGCTCATCCAGCCGCCTATTATGCGCGCTATGACGAACGACGCTGAACGCAAGATTCGCATGAAGGCTCTCCGCCAGGTTTCCAAGGCCGAACGCATCGTGTTTGCCGTGATGGTGATGATCGTTTGCGTGCTCGTCGTGCCGGATGCCTCTGCCCTTATCATCATGCTTATGATGGGCAACATCTTCAAGGAAGCTGGTGTCGTTGAACGCCTCGTGAAGACTTCTTCGAACGAACTCATGAACATTGTGACGATCTTCCTCGGCACGTCCGTGGGTCTCACGATGTCTGCAGACATCTTCCTCAAGCCGCAGACTCTCATGATCATCGCTATGGGTGTGGTTGCCTTTGGCTTCTCCACTTTCGGCGGTTTGCTCCTCGCAAAGATCATGAACAAGTGCTCTCCGAAGAACCCGGTGAACCCGCTTATCGGTTCCGCAGGCGTTTCCGCTGTGCCGATGGCTGCCCGTGTTTCTCAGGTTGAAGGTGCCAAGTATGACCCGCAGAACTTCCTCCTCATGCACGCTATGGGCCCGAACGTGTCCGGCGTGATTGGTACGGCAGTTTGCGCTGGTTATATGATCAGCCGTCTTTCGTAA
- a CDS encoding acetyl-CoA carboxylase biotin carboxyl carrier protein subunit gives MKKTVRISFEGKTYDVEVEVLDSAVSAAPAAPVAAPAPAPAAAPAPAVAGGTEVKSPLAGSVFKLKVNVGDTVAANQEVAVIEALKMENPVVAPCAGKVTSISVKETDTVTDGQVLMTIA, from the coding sequence ATGAAGAAAACAGTCCGTATCAGTTTCGAAGGCAAGACCTACGACGTCGAAGTAGAAGTTCTTGATTCCGCCGTTTCTGCAGCTCCTGCTGCTCCGGTTGCCGCTCCGGCACCGGCTCCTGCTGCTGCTCCGGCTCCGGCCGTCGCTGGTGGCACCGAAGTCAAGAGCCCGCTCGCTGGCTCTGTGTTCAAGCTCAAGGTTAACGTTGGTGACACTGTTGCTGCCAACCAGGAAGTGGCTGTTATCGAAGCCCTCAAGATGGAAAACCCGGTCGTCGCTCCGTGCGCAGGCAAGGTCACTTCTATCTCCGTCAAGGAAACCGACACTGTTACTGATGGCCAGGTCTTGATGACCATTGCCTAA
- a CDS encoding histidine phosphatase family protein — translation MALLLSSCDSVKYGAIPCDGDDCETISEIDSSDSKGSSSNEKPPKDNKSSSSLNSSSSQRGHHHFYSSSSKGSGKDTSVVQKPINDTTITGTFTCHDGVLVPAESIVEMGDDATDFRRAGVAISGFAEKGPFRYGTSVKIVELDSLKRLADSERAHETCIVTSNGSFNFPSVNLVSPYVRVEANGFYMDELTGELSSSLVTLNAVVDLSSRDSFNVNMLTHMTAPRVRKLVEDSGNNQPIGSQSGRALTDVLSSFGISLGSSGGGGGYGGFGGWNRGGQTSTTSSKSAEDISLFGSDDYSAALLAVSVMMQSYGSVNDMLKFADFIADDIRGDGNWGDNSSKAKLADKLLMLDAEGGLEKIRTNMEYWGLGDVPDFEKHVRNFWTKTHGFESCGTMTAGQVKHVGNSQSEYFVSYYEQPDGPKIRFICDRTTKNWRVATDLEKDTYGLGAGDYDGQIKSGKINQDKSYIYDQSKKTWREPEPGEILEFEDVGDVLKTVAAGEKVIFILRHAERSDDTGKNGHLTSNGKKQSQTVGEKFKGENIYFANSTYTRSYETCENVALGAGITEMGNDTIPQLDGEWFVKDNDKFENYKNSNGGGWVVTSEYAYKGNYSDAYYPLKSRGEEFMTEVVVPRFEKVSKMAVWISHDMLVVPLTAFCTEGKVNLRYFDTKQWINYLAGVAIIMGVDGTLRYVPVKGLPSGTMTM, via the coding sequence TTGGCGCTTCTTTTGTCGTCTTGCGATTCCGTCAAGTACGGGGCTATTCCGTGCGATGGCGACGATTGCGAGACTATATCGGAAATCGATAGCTCAGATTCGAAGGGTAGCTCCTCGAATGAAAAACCGCCAAAAGATAATAAGAGCAGTTCTTCGTTGAACAGCTCTTCTTCGCAAAGGGGTCACCATCATTTTTACTCCAGTTCTAGCAAAGGTTCTGGCAAAGATACTTCAGTCGTTCAAAAACCTATTAACGATACGACGATAACTGGAACCTTCACATGTCACGATGGTGTTCTTGTTCCCGCAGAATCTATTGTAGAAATGGGAGATGATGCGACGGATTTCCGCAGAGCGGGCGTTGCTATTTCGGGCTTTGCGGAGAAGGGGCCTTTCCGTTATGGAACTTCGGTTAAGATTGTCGAATTGGACAGCCTCAAGCGCTTGGCGGATTCCGAACGTGCGCACGAAACCTGCATTGTTACATCGAACGGTTCGTTTAATTTCCCGAGTGTCAATCTTGTATCTCCTTACGTGCGCGTTGAGGCAAATGGCTTTTACATGGATGAACTCACGGGCGAACTTTCTTCGTCGCTTGTGACGCTCAATGCAGTTGTTGACTTGTCTTCGCGTGATTCGTTCAATGTGAACATGCTTACGCACATGACGGCTCCGCGTGTGAGGAAACTTGTGGAAGATTCTGGCAATAACCAGCCGATCGGGAGCCAGAGCGGGCGTGCGTTGACGGATGTGCTTTCGTCTTTCGGAATTAGCCTTGGTAGCTCTGGTGGCGGTGGAGGCTATGGTGGCTTTGGCGGTTGGAACCGTGGTGGTCAGACATCTACGACGTCGAGCAAATCCGCAGAAGATATAAGTTTATTCGGTTCTGATGATTACAGTGCCGCTCTCCTTGCGGTTTCTGTGATGATGCAGAGCTATGGCTCTGTGAACGATATGCTTAAGTTTGCGGACTTTATTGCTGATGACATTCGTGGCGATGGCAACTGGGGCGACAATTCATCGAAGGCAAAACTTGCAGATAAACTTTTGATGCTCGATGCTGAAGGTGGCCTTGAAAAAATCCGCACGAATATGGAATATTGGGGACTCGGTGACGTTCCTGATTTTGAAAAGCATGTACGTAATTTCTGGACGAAAACTCACGGCTTTGAATCTTGCGGCACGATGACTGCAGGTCAGGTAAAGCATGTGGGTAACAGCCAGAGCGAATATTTTGTCTCTTATTACGAACAACCAGATGGCCCGAAGATCCGTTTTATTTGCGACAGGACGACTAAGAATTGGCGCGTGGCGACAGACCTTGAAAAAGATACGTATGGCTTGGGTGCTGGTGATTATGATGGGCAAATTAAGAGCGGAAAAATCAATCAGGACAAGTCCTACATTTATGACCAGAGTAAAAAGACCTGGCGTGAACCCGAGCCGGGCGAGATTCTTGAATTTGAAGATGTTGGCGATGTTTTGAAGACCGTTGCCGCCGGTGAAAAAGTCATCTTTATTTTGCGCCATGCGGAGCGTTCAGATGATACTGGTAAGAATGGTCACCTGACGAGTAACGGAAAGAAACAATCGCAAACCGTGGGCGAAAAGTTCAAGGGTGAAAATATTTACTTTGCAAACTCGACTTACACGCGCAGCTACGAGACTTGCGAAAACGTGGCTCTGGGTGCCGGAATTACTGAAATGGGGAACGATACGATTCCGCAGCTGGACGGCGAATGGTTCGTAAAGGACAATGACAAGTTTGAAAATTACAAGAACAGCAATGGCGGCGGTTGGGTCGTGACTTCGGAATATGCATACAAAGGAAATTATAGCGATGCGTACTATCCGCTGAAGTCTCGTGGCGAAGAATTTATGACCGAAGTGGTGGTGCCGCGTTTTGAAAAGGTTTCTAAAATGGCGGTCTGGATTTCTCATGATATGCTCGTGGTTCCGCTGACAGCGTTCTGCACAGAGGGAAAGGTGAATTTGCGCTATTTCGACACGAAACAGTGGATCAATTACCTTGCCGGTGTGGCAATTATCATGGGTGTTGACGGAACGCTTCGCTATGTGCCTGTGAAGGGCCTTCCTTCTGGCACAATGACGATGTAA